From Clostridia bacterium, a single genomic window includes:
- a CDS encoding NUDIX domain-containing protein, whose translation MQCLEGQREVDAGRFLSLLESEAISGPLWMVLGALVDEPLKRLCRTIYRRGRRAALRVLWPSGHNPKREILYLTDSPRYGWVVLDTTSGKGYSRQNLVTRFVDEPPLLPPVVQELRRQVQEELSDPYPGGVKLWNGGRYYLRSFTLTRLPDEEEPRLIFGFGPSDYYNFLATSLSLDRKLEVNGTTTTLREMYLRDADPWAQPISCLAHSFGINLAVITRDNHLLLTRRSRYVSSRPAAWTVAVNEGLQRPADKDEAGNPDFYKAAVRGVYEELGVSLRENTGDWPLFLSFGLDWELYQYALLGRVRLNLSLKEVRDCWELNSRDKWEGEITAIPFTLKHFSEFVKDHGPWSPAGVICIIHALMADEGVTIETVTRELNRVGVRYLAYPGGSQLSGSSEPGQKPVNPP comes from the coding sequence TTGCAGTGTCTGGAGGGACAGCGCGAGGTGGACGCCGGCAGGTTCTTGTCCTTGCTAGAATCAGAAGCCATATCCGGGCCTCTCTGGATGGTCTTAGGCGCGCTGGTGGATGAGCCGCTGAAAAGGCTTTGCCGGACCATATATCGCCGAGGCCGACGCGCTGCGCTCAGAGTTCTCTGGCCATCCGGCCACAACCCTAAGAGGGAGATCCTTTACCTAACAGATAGCCCTAGGTACGGCTGGGTTGTACTGGATACGACTAGCGGGAAGGGATACTCCAGGCAGAACCTAGTGACTCGTTTTGTAGACGAACCTCCCTTGCTGCCCCCAGTCGTTCAGGAGTTGCGTCGCCAGGTACAGGAGGAGCTAAGCGATCCTTATCCCGGCGGGGTCAAGTTGTGGAACGGCGGGCGGTACTACTTGCGTTCCTTCACCCTTACCCGGCTACCGGACGAGGAAGAACCCAGATTGATCTTCGGGTTTGGTCCCTCCGACTACTACAACTTCCTGGCCACCTCCTTAAGCCTGGACCGCAAACTCGAGGTCAACGGCACCACTACTACGCTTAGAGAGATGTACTTGAGGGACGCCGATCCGTGGGCCCAACCTATCTCTTGTTTGGCGCACAGCTTCGGCATTAATCTCGCCGTGATTACGAGAGACAACCACCTCTTACTCACTCGGAGGTCCAGGTATGTTAGCTCGAGGCCGGCCGCATGGACTGTGGCCGTGAACGAGGGGCTCCAGAGGCCGGCAGACAAAGACGAAGCTGGAAATCCAGACTTCTATAAGGCCGCCGTGAGGGGTGTGTACGAGGAGCTAGGTGTAAGCCTTAGGGAAAACACGGGCGACTGGCCGTTGTTCCTGAGCTTCGGGCTCGACTGGGAACTGTACCAGTATGCTCTGCTAGGGCGTGTCAGGCTCAACCTCTCCCTCAAAGAGGTGAGGGACTGCTGGGAGCTTAACAGCCGCGACAAGTGGGAGGGTGAGATTACCGCGATTCCGTTTACGCTTAAGCATTTTAGCGAGTTCGTGAAAGACCATGGGCCGTGGTCTCCTGCCGGAGTAATCTGTATCATTCATGCCCTTATGGCGGACGAAGGGGTGACCATTGAAACAGTTACAAGGGAGCTAAACAGAGTAGGGGTGAGATACCTTGCCTATCCGGGAGGTAGTCAACTCTCAGGGTCGTCGGAGCCTGGCCAAAAGCCCGTTAACCCGCCGTAA
- a CDS encoding glycosyltransferase family 4 protein → MSRIIIVSHYTRSLLNFRRELIEEMVGLGHEVIALGPEQGFEAQLEALGARYVPIPLRRTSLNPAGDLPTLAALVRLMRDTRPDIVFSYAAKPVIYGSLAARLAGVRRVHSMITGLGSAFIGEGDWRGRVLAGAVASLYRLALANNSAVFFQNPDDARLFEDWALLPERCRAVVIPGSGVNLTRFPYADAPVQPVSFLLAARLIRHKGIVEYVQAARMLKPRYPTVRFGLIGPFDTNLSALRRDEVERWAAEGVIEYLGETDDIYPYLAACSVYVLPSYREGTPRSVLEAMAVGRPIITTDAPGCRETVVEGLNGFLVPPRDSMALAVAMERFVQNPGIIRDMGRKSREMAEEKYDVRQVNRIILDTMGLV, encoded by the coding sequence TTGAGCAGGATCATTATTGTTTCCCACTATACCAGATCGTTGCTTAACTTCCGGCGCGAGCTGATTGAGGAAATGGTCGGGCTCGGGCACGAGGTGATCGCCCTGGGGCCAGAGCAAGGCTTCGAAGCACAATTGGAAGCACTCGGTGCCCGGTATGTACCGATTCCCCTCAGGCGCACGAGCTTGAACCCCGCGGGGGACCTCCCCACCCTGGCCGCGCTTGTGCGACTGATGAGGGACACGAGACCGGACATAGTCTTTTCGTACGCCGCCAAGCCGGTCATCTACGGTTCGCTGGCGGCGCGTCTGGCCGGTGTGCGGCGGGTCCACTCTATGATCACGGGGCTAGGGTCCGCTTTCATAGGTGAAGGAGACTGGCGTGGCCGCGTCCTGGCGGGAGCAGTAGCCTCCCTATATAGGCTGGCGCTGGCGAACAACTCCGCCGTCTTTTTTCAGAATCCCGACGATGCCCGGCTGTTTGAGGACTGGGCTCTCTTGCCCGAACGTTGCCGGGCGGTTGTCATCCCCGGGTCGGGAGTAAACCTCACCCGCTTCCCCTACGCGGACGCTCCTGTGCAGCCCGTCTCTTTTTTGCTGGCCGCGCGGCTCATCCGACATAAGGGCATTGTCGAATACGTGCAAGCGGCGCGCATGCTGAAGCCGCGCTACCCGACCGTGCGTTTTGGACTCATCGGACCCTTCGATACGAACCTTTCTGCACTGCGCAGGGATGAAGTGGAGCGGTGGGCGGCAGAAGGCGTCATCGAGTACCTCGGGGAGACGGACGATATCTATCCTTACCTTGCCGCGTGTAGCGTCTATGTGTTGCCCTCTTACCGAGAGGGTACACCCCGCTCCGTCCTGGAGGCAATGGCGGTGGGGAGGCCGATTATCACCACGGACGCGCCCGGTTGTCGCGAGACCGTGGTGGAGGGCCTGAACGGCTTCCTGGTGCCCCCCAGGGATAGCATGGCGCTTGCCGTGGCGATGGAAAGGTTTGTCCAGAATCCTGGAATAATCAGGGACATGGGGCGGAAAAGCAGGGAGATGGCGGAAGAGAAATATGACGTCCGCCAGGTTAACAGGATCATCCTGGACACCATGGGGTTGGTTTGA